A stretch of the Oscillospiraceae bacterium genome encodes the following:
- a CDS encoding DUF421 domain-containing protein, which yields MTTILIRLVLSYFITLAAMRAMGKRQIGQMQTGELVIAFFLSELAAAPIIDSSIPIMFGILPALALISLEVIFSYLSVKIPLFKVLFDVKPSLLISKGKMSIDELQKARMTSDELLSRLRLCGVFNPADVYYAILEPNGELSVLLRSSKLPPVFSDFPREARISIPSEEPGIAHAIIEDGKPNKKALSELSMDLNDLNKLLEERGLPPPDDIFLLTSDENSTLYFTQRKQRK from the coding sequence ATGACCACAATTCTGATAAGACTCGTCCTATCATACTTCATAACTCTTGCCGCAATGCGAGCAATGGGTAAACGTCAGATAGGACAAATGCAGACAGGCGAGCTTGTTATCGCCTTCTTCCTTTCAGAGCTTGCCGCCGCTCCGATAATCGACAGCTCTATCCCGATTATGTTTGGAATTCTACCCGCGCTGGCTCTTATTTCTCTTGAAGTCATATTTTCTTATCTTTCGGTCAAAATCCCTCTGTTTAAAGTCCTGTTTGATGTAAAGCCTTCTTTGCTGATATCAAAAGGTAAAATGTCAATAGACGAGCTCCAGAAAGCTCGCATGACTTCCGACGAACTTTTAAGCCGCCTCCGCCTGTGCGGAGTATTTAATCCGGCCGATGTATATTATGCCATTCTCGAACCAAACGGCGAACTCAGCGTTTTACTGCGAAGCTCAAAACTACCTCCTGTTTTCTCAGATTTTCCCCGCGAAGCAAGAATTTCAATACCTTCAGAAGAGCCCGGAATCGCTCATGCCATAATCGAGGACGGAAAGCCAAACAAAAAAGCTCTTTCCGAGCTTAGCATGGATTTAAATGATTTAAATAAATTATTAGAAGAGCGCGGTCTTCCTCCTCCGGATGATATATTTCTTCTTACCTCCGATGAAAACAGCACGCTTTATTTTACACAACGAAAACAACGTAAATAA
- a CDS encoding DUF4363 family protein gives MKNFIFSLSLAIILCSLVALNAASIRSACSELLDASRSLPSDLSEFQEKSSDECFNNIEDLLENYKFLFNISISESTLLCVRISFKKCREYYKSDDFPQYIAERAALIENLMVIYESDNISIKNIL, from the coding sequence ATGAAAAATTTTATCTTTTCTCTATCGCTTGCGATAATACTTTGTTCTCTTGTGGCTCTGAACGCCGCTTCTATACGCTCCGCCTGCAGCGAGCTACTCGATGCCTCACGCTCTCTCCCTTCCGATCTTTCCGAATTTCAAGAAAAGAGCTCTGACGAATGCTTTAATAATATTGAAGATCTTTTAGAAAATTACAAATTTCTTTTCAATATCTCAATTTCAGAATCAACGCTGCTTTGTGTGCGTATATCTTTTAAAAAATGCCGCGAATATTATAAATCGGATGATTTTCCGCAATACATCGCCGAACGCGCCGCATTAATAGAAAATCTTATGGTTATATACGAATCAGATAATATTTCAATTAAAAACATTCTATGA